A stretch of Cheilinus undulatus linkage group 20, ASM1832078v1, whole genome shotgun sequence DNA encodes these proteins:
- the arl4d gene encoding ADP-ribosylation factor-like protein 4D has translation MGNQLTEMAPNTPFLPNFQSLHVVVIGLDSAGKTSLLYRLKLKEFVNTIPTKGFNTEKIKVSVGTSRVINFQVWDVGGQEKLRPLWKSYTRRTDGMVFVVDSTELERMEEAKVELHKITRTSENQGVPVLILANKQDLDSALSVSEVEKLLSVHELSTYTLHHVQSCSAVDGQGLQPGLEKLYEMILKRKKMVKHNRSRKR, from the coding sequence ATGGGGAACCAGCTGACCGAGATGGCCCCCAACACGCCATTCCTGCCAAACTTCCAATCCCTGCATGTGGTCGTCATCGGGCTCGACTCAGCCGGGAAAACCTCTCTGCTCTACCGCCTGAAGCTGAAGGAGTTTGTGAACACCATCCCGACAAAAGGCTTCAACACAGAGAAGATAAAAGTGTCCGTGGGGACGTCCCGGGTGATAAACTTCCAAGTGTGGGACGTGGGAGGTCAGGAGAAGCTGCGGCCGCTGTGGAAGTCTTACACGCGCCGCACGGATGGGATGGTTTTTGTCGTGGACTCGACCGAGCTGGAGCGCATGGAGGAGGCCAAAGTGGAGCTCCACAAAATCACCCGCACCTCAGAGAACCAGGGCGTCCCTGTTTTAATCCTAGCCAACAAACAGGACCTGGATTCAGCGCTGTCTGTCAGTGAGGTTGAGAAGCTGCTCTCTGTGCATGAACTGAGCACGTACACGCTGCATCACGTGCAGAGCTGCAGCGCCGTGGACGGTCAGGGACTCCAGCCGGGCCTGGAGAAACTTTACGAGATGATCctaaagaggaagaagatggtGAAGCACAACAGGAGCAGAAAGAGATGA